Genomic DNA from Bacteroidota bacterium:
TGGGACAGGCACAAATCAGTGCAGCAGCTATAAATGAATGCGGAGCAGGATTATATTCGGAAACCCTGGATATTACAATTGATAATACTGTTGGTATCCCAGGAAACGAGCAAACAGCATCCACCCTGAGGATCATTCCCAATCCGAACCAGGGAATTTTCAAACTGGAATGGGATTTAGCCGGAAATGAAACGGCCACCCGTCTTCAGATCACAAACATCCTGGGAGAAGTTATTTACACTGTTGAGGCACTTCCCGGTGAATCCTTTACAGAACTGGATCTTTCATCGATGAAAGGCGGATTGTATTTCGCGGTGATCAGCAACGGTAAAGACAGGATCGTCAGAAAACTGCTGATAACAAAATAAAGCTAAGCAAACAACAAACTGCATCCCCGGATATCGCTTGCATCGGTGCGCCCCAGCACTTCAAAGCCACCTCCGGGATGCAGCTTGCCTATATCCTGTGTAGCTAAAAAACTGCAGGAATAAACGTTTGCAAGATCTATAACATTAATGGCACCGCTGCGGCCTTCCGGTAGCATTGTGATCGGATCCTGCAGATCTCTGACCTTCACTTTCATCCAGGGAGGACTTGAAAATATCCCATCACCCATTGAATAAGCCTGGGATAACAATTCCGTCATCCCATATTCGCTGTAAATCCTTTCCGTTCCAAAGGCATTCTTAAGCAAACCATGTAGCTCCTCCCGGATCATTTCCTCCCTCCTTCCTTTCATGCCACCGGTTTCAATAATTATCAGTGAAGGGAAATCTATGGGGTTTTTCTCAGCCAGATCCAATAATGCAAAAGTCACCCCAAAAAGCACCACCGGAACCCCTGCATCCCTTTTCCTCCGCAATATTCCTGTCAAACCCCTGGTATCATGAAGGAAGAACCCGCTGTCGGTGTCACTGCTTTCCCTGATCAGGCCATCAACCATGTAAACCAGGGATGAACCTTCCCGCTCAAGATAAGAAGGTAATAAACCCAAAATACATTGGTGGGCCGGTTCTCCAAAAAAAATGCGAAAGCACGACCGGAAGCTTTTCAGGTATACCGCTTCACTTACCAG
This window encodes:
- a CDS encoding acyl transferase, with translation MRDLSKFTPEQLAEIVFSVGTEYEFNEIAWDIFLFQYRYNAVYREFCDHLGKISDVSEIPYLPVEVYKSERVITGSSSWERVFQSSGTSGMEFSRHFLVSEAVYLKSFRSCFRIFFGEPAHQCILGLLPSYLEREGSSLVYMVDGLIRESSDTDSGFFLHDTRGLTGILRRKRDAGVPVVLFGVTFALLDLAEKNPIDFPSLIIIETGGMKGRREEMIREELHGLLKNAFGTERIYSEYGMTELLSQAYSMGDGIFSSPPWMKVKVRDLQDPITMLPEGRSGAINVIDLANVYSCSFLATQDIGKLHPGGGFEVLGRTDASDIRGCSLLFA